ACGCCTTTTTTGCAACTGGCCATCACGGTTATAGAACAGCATGGCGGGTGGGCCATACAAACCAAAACGCTTGAGCAGGGCGGCATCATCCGCCGTATTGCGGGTCACGTCTGCCTGCAACAGCACATAGTTGGCCAGTTGTGCTTTGACCGCCGGATCAGGCAAAACGTTGCGATTGAATTCAAGGCAGGACACGCACCAGTCGGCGTAGAAATCCAGCAACACCGGTTTGCCATGTGCTGCGGCCACGGCGGCATCCAGTTCGGCTTCAGTTGCCACTTTCTGGAAACCGGCGGTATCGGGTTTGTACCACAGCGGGTGGCTGACCCACACTGCCGTACCAAGCAAAATCACCCCGAACACGCGCTTGACGTTGGTCATGGCCTTGCCCGACAGGCGCGGCAGCACCGTGGCGCCGAACGCACCAATCAGCAACAGCGGCACGCCCGTACCCAGACCCAGCGCGTAGAGCGCACCGCCGCCCAGGGCCAGATCGCCGGTTCTGGCCATATAAGCCAGCGCGCCAAACAAGGGGGGCGCCATGCAGGCGCCGACCAGCAAGGCCGACAAAATGCCCATGACAAACACGGGTGCCAGCTTGCCGCCGGGCAAACGGTTGGCCAGATCATTCACCCTGCTTTGAAAGCCACCCGGCATCTGCAACTCAAACAGACCGAACATCGAGGCCGCCATGGCCACAAAAAACAGCGTGATGATGACAATGGTCAGCGACGATTGCAGTTGCACCGTCAGCAAGGTGCCGGTGCTGGCGGCGGCGATCCCGACCATGGTGTAGGTCAGCGCAATGCCCTGAACGTAAACGAACGTCAGCCCGAATGCCTGCCAGCGGCTTTTGTTCTGGCCAATGACAATGCCGGAGACAATCGGCAGCAGCGGATACATGCAGGCGGTCAGCGAAAGGCCAATGCCTGCCAGGAAGAACAGCCCGACCGTGGCGGCCAGGCTACTGCGAAAAAAACCGCTGGTTCCTCCATCGCTGCCCACGTCGTTGGCGGCGACGGCAGTGCCGGCGGTGGTCGCGCCAAACAGTTGCTTGACGCCATCCTGCCCGGGTTTATCCATGTGCGAGGCGCCGTCTGCCGGCGGCGTCAGTTGTACAGTTTGCGGCGGATAGCACACGCCGGCCTCCGCACAGCCTTGCATGCGCACGGTCAGGTGCGGCGCGGCGGGCCAGGGCTGGCTGCTGGTCACGCGCACATCAATGCTGTGCGGATAAATTTCGACCTTGCCGAAATTGGGGTCGTTTTTTTGCTTGCCCTGCGGAAACGCCGGCGTCAGCGGTTGCGCTGGCTGGGTGCTGAAGCTGATCCGCTCGCGATACAGGTAATAACCCTCGGCCACCGTGAAATGGACGTTAAGCGTATTGGCATCAATGGTTTCTACCGAGGCCTTGAAGGCTTCAGACGGGGGCAACAGATCTTTTTCATCGACCGCCAGCGCGCTTTGCGCCGCGACAAGACACCACAAGGCCAGGCAGGCCGTCACGAAAGATCGGGCAAACAGGTGCCGCACGTTACTTCTCCAGGGTTTCGCTGACCAGCCAGTCCAGATAAGGCTGGAAAACGGATTGCGCCGGCAAGGCGATGATTTCCGGTACGTCGTACGGATGGTGCCCGGCAAGCCAGGTTTGCAGGGCCGCATAACGTTCGCCGGTTGTTTTTATCAAAAGCGGAACTTCTGCCGCTGTTTCGATTCTTCCTTCCCAGCGGTAGACTGACTGGATTTGCGGCAACAGGTTCACACATGCTGCCAGTCGTGCCTCAATCAACCCGTGTGCCAAAGTCATGGCGACGGCCGCGTCCGGGCAATTGCACAGCACGATGACCGCTTCATTTTCATAACGGTTTGTTTCCGGATTAACCAATGCCTTTTATCCTGCTCGCGGCACTGGCCTGGCCAGTGCTCGAAATCATTGCAATGATCATGTTTGCCAAAGCCTTTGGCGCTGGCTTGCTCATTGCCTGGTTGTTGATCGCCGCCGTGGTTGGCGGTCTGATGCTGCGCCATCACAAACTGGCCGTAGCGATGTCCTTGTTCAACGACGTACGCCAGGGCCGGGTCACCACCGCGTCCCTGTTCTGGGTGGCCAGATATTATATTTCTGCCGTTTTGCTGGTGCTACCTGGCTTGATCGGCGACGTGGTTGCTCTTGTCATGCTGCTGCCCTGGGGCAATAAAACGCCCATGGGGGCCGGCCCGGTTGACGACGGGGTGATCGAAGGCGATTTTCGCCGGATTGATCCACGCCCGGACCCCAATCGCCGGATTGATCACCAGTAAGCGTCGGTTATCCAAGGCGCCAGCAACAAAAAAGGCCGCTTTATGCGGCCTTTTTTCATGAAACCGGTCAGCCCGGTTACGTGGCGATGCGCACGTTTTGCAGGATATACGGTTCCAGCGACGCCACCACCACGCTCAGCAACAACTGGATGATCAGGATGAGTATCCACGGGGTGATGTCGATCCCCCCCACTGTGGGGATCATGCGGCGCAGCGGCCGCAGGAACGGGCCGGTAATGCCTTCGAGCACTGGCATCATCGGGTTGTAGGGCGAAATCCAGGACATCAGCGCCTGGCCGATCGTGGCTGCAAACAAGAGGTACAGCGACATCTTGAAGAGCTCCAGCACCGCGGCCAGCATGAGCGCGATGATGGACAGCGGCGAGCCAAAAATAAACGGCCATGGCGTGATTGCCAGCAAAATGAGGTGCATCAGAAACGCACAAGCCCACGCCAGCAGCAGGCTGGCGGTATCCAGATTGCGCACCGGCGGCACCACGCGGCGCACCGGCAGCACAATCCAGTTGGTCAGGGCCAGTACAAACTGGCCGACCGGGTGCTTGAACGAGACGCGGCTGGCCTGCAGGTAAAAGCGGGTCAGCAACACCAGGATAAAAAATTCGGCGATATTGCGGATGAGGAAGTCGAGCGCGTTCGCAAACATATCCTCGCCCCCGCTCAGACTTCAGTATCCCGGCCCAGCTCGTCACCCAGCTCACGGGAGCGGGCGGCGGCGGCCTGGGTGGCGGCAATGATGGTGGCACGGACCTGGCTGTTGTCCATGGCGTTGATGGCGCGTTCAGTGGTGCCGCCTTTGGAGGTCACCTTGATGCGCAGCGTGGCGGCGTCATCATCGCTTTGCGACGCCAGTTTCATGGCGCCGGCCACCGTTTCATAAGCCAGGGCACGGGCGATGTCCGGTGCAAAACCTTGCGCCCGGGCAGCAGCCTGCAACGACTCGATAAAGTAGAACACATAGGCCGGGCCGCTGCCGGAAATGGCGGTGATGCCATCCATCTCGCTTTCTTCTTTCAGCCAGACCACCTTGCCGATCGAAGCCAGGATGCGGTCTACCGCCGCGCGGTCTTCCGCCGATACACCTTCTGCCGCATACACGCCGGAAATGCCGGCTTGCACCAGCGCCGGGGTATTGGGCATGACGCGGACCACGCGGCCATAACCACCCAGCCAGCGCGAGAGCGTCTCCACACGCACGCCTGCGGCGATCGACAAGGCCATTGCGCCGTTCAGTTGCGGCGCGACGGCCTGTGCCACCTGGCGCAGTTGCTGCGGCTTGACCGCAAAGATCACCACATCGCTGGCGGGCAGGGCGTCATCCGGCGTGCCACTGGCAAGGCCGTATTCGCTGTTCAGCTGGGCGCGACGGGTCGCATCCGGTTCGACCACGTACAGGTCGCTGGCCGCAAAGCCCTGGCTGATCAGGCCGCCAATCATGGCGCCTGCCATGTTGCCGCCGCCGATAAAGGTAATCTTCATGTGTTTAAGTATCCCGTTGACTGTATTGGTCTGATGTTCATCGCAAGCGGCCTCATTGCGCGCCGGTCACGCAGTCGCAAGCGATTATGCCGTGCTTTTGGCCGGGCGGGCGCCAAATAATGCGGTTCCGATGCGTACCAGCGTGGCGCCATGGGCAACGGCCTGTTCCAGATCGGCCGACATACCCATTGACAAGGTATCGAGCGCCAGGCCCTGCGCGTTCAAGGTGTTGAGCAAATCCTGCATTTGCGTAAATTGCCGGCCCAGTTCGGCCTGGTCTTGCGTGGGTTCCGGAATACACATCAACCCGCGCAGCTTGATGCCGGGCAGCGCCGCAATGGCCTGGGCCAGCGCCGGTGCCTGAGCCGCCGTGATGCCCGATTTGCTGTCCTCACCAGAGACATTGATCTGGATACAGACGTTGAGCGCCGGCATTTCGTTCGGTCGTTGCAGTGAGAGCCTTTCTGCAATCAACAGGCGGTCGATCGCATGAACCCAATGTGCATGTTCGGCCACCACGCGGGTCTTGTTGCGCTGCAAGGGGCCGATGAAATGCCATTCAAGATCGGCAAGGTCTGCCAGTGCGTCAACCTTGCCGGCAAATTCCTGGACATAGTTCTCGCCAAACGCACGCTGGCCGGCCGCATGAAACAAACGGATATCTTCGGCCGGAAACGTTTTGCTGACAGCGAGCAGCGTCACGCTGCCGGGCGCCCGGGCGCATTGCCGGGCGGCAGCATCAATCCGCTGATGGATGGCCGCAAGGGCCTGGGGGGCGTGATCGGTCATGGGCTCGCACGGAAAAAGCCATGGCATGACCACGGCGTCAGGCCGGGTCATGTGGGCGGCAACAGCGCTGCCCGATGCGCATTATAAATTCATTTGTGGCTGGCAGACCGGCGCGCACCGTTATCCGGGCGCAGACGAACGGGAATAGGCACCAGTTCTTCCATCCGGTCAGCCCGTGCCACGGCGGCGACAACCAGCAAGCAAAAACCGATGGCGATGGCCGCGGCCGTCAGCATTTGCCCTTCTACCCAGGAATGTAGCCCCAGAAAGCCGGCAACGGCGATGACAACATCCAGTAAACCCGAAATCAGATCGTTCACGATGGTAAGTCCTTATAGATTCACCGACCGCTGGCAAGCCTTGCCAGGGATACTGGCTGACTGCAACACGGCGGCTGTCCGGTCTTGTGGACCGCAAGTCGGAACAAGGCGCGTGGCACTTTTTCCGTTTGTAAGCGCAGCTTCACGCCTTGTCGGACAACACTTTGAACTGTCGATGAGTGCAAGTAGATAGTTGTCTTTTGGATACGTCGCTGGCGCGCGCTGGTTACGTTGTATTTCACCGCAGTTAGAATCGACCGCGATATGCAATAGTTGTCATGCATACTGCTGTCATTTGCCCTTGTCATGTTCCGCTCGTGGTGCGCCAGGCCCGCGGGGGAAAACACCGGAGTCTTGCGCCCTCATGGAAATCTCTGAACTGCTCGCGTTTGCCGTCAAAAACAAGGCGTCCGACTTGCACCTCTCCAGCGGCCTGCCGCCCATGATCCGTGTGCACGGTGACGTGCGCCGTATCAACCTGCCGCCACTGGAACACAAAGACGTGCACGACATGGTGTATGACATCATGAACGACGGGCAGCGCAAGGTGTACGAAGACACGCTTGAGTGCGATTTCTCGTTTGAAATCCCCAATCTGGCGCGTTTCCGGGTCAACGCCTTTGTGCAGAACCGGGGTGCAGGTGCGGTGTTCCGGACCATTCCGTCCAAGGTGTTGACGCTGGAAGAACTGAACGCGCCGCGCGTGTTCCGTGAAATCGCTGAAAACCCGCGTGGTCTCGTACTGGTCACCGGCCCGACCGGCTCGGGCAAGTCGACCACGCTGGCGGCGATGGTGAACTACATCAACGAAAACGAGTACGGCCACATCCTGACCGTGGAAGACCCGATCGAATTCGTGCACTCGTCCAAGAAGTGTCTGATCAACCAGCGGGAAGTCGGCCCGCACACGCTGTCGTTCTCCAACGCGCTGCGCTCGGCCCTGCGGGAAGATCCGGACGTGGTGCTGGTGGGCGAATTGCGTGACCTGGAAACCATTCGCCTGGCGCTGACTGCCGCGGAAACCGGCCACCTTGTGTTCGGTACGCTGCACACCAGTTCTGCTGCCAAAACAATTGACCGGGTGGTCGACGTGTTCCCGGCCGCTGAAAAAGAAATGGTGCGGGCGATGTTGTCTGAATCGCTGCGCGCGGTGATTTCGCAAACCCTGCTCAAAACCAAGGATGGCGCAGGCCGGGTGGCGGCGCACGAAATCATGATCGGTATTCCGGCCATTCGTAACCTGATCCGGGAAAACAAGGTGGCGCAGATGTATTCGTCAATCCAGACCGGTTCGCAATTCGGCATGCAGACACTGGACCAGAACCTGCAGAACCTGGTTCAGCGCAATATTGTTTCGGTGGCCGAAGCACGCGGCAAGGCGGCCATCCCGGATAACTTCAAGGGTTAATCCGCGCAAACTGGCCAGCAACAGCCTGGCAAGTTTGTCAGTATCGTTCGTCAAGGCGGCCTGAACAGCAAATAGTCATGGCGCAACCCGGTTGCGGGCAGCTATTGAATAATCAGGCTATAGATATTTGATTGAAGGATGAAGTGGCGACAGACCGTTTCATCTCAACAGCGAAAGAATTCAGGAATCATGGAAAAAGAACAGGCAGCCAAGTTCATGCAAGACCTTTTGCGCCATATGCGCGCCAAAGGGGCATCGGACTTGTTCATTACCGCAGATTTTCCACCTGCAATGAAGGTGGATGGCCGCGTTACGCCAGTCTCTGCCCAGGCACTGACTTCGCAACACACCAAAGAACTGGCCCGCGCGATCATGAATGATCGGCAGGCTGAAGAATTTGAAGCAACGCACGAATGTAATTTCGCCATCAGCCCGGGTACGCTGGGGCGTTATCGCGTTAATGCATTCATGCAGCAAGGGCGCGTCGGGATGGTATTGCGGACGATCAATTCGCAAATCCCCAAGCTGGAAGATCTGGGTTTGCCACCGGTATTGCACGATATTGCAATGACCAAACGCGGCCTTGTGATTTTTGTCGGCGGTACGGGTTCGGGTAAATCCACCTCGCTGGCGGCCATGATTGGCGAACGCAATGAAAAAGCGTACGACCACATCATTACCATTGAAGACCCGATTGAATACGTGCACGAGCACAGAAACAGTATCGTGACGCAACGTGAAGTCGGCGTGGATACGGACTCCTGGGGCGCGGCGCTGAAGAACACGCTGCGGCAGGCGCCAGACGTGATCCTGATTGGTGAGATCCGCGATCGCGACACCATGGATTACGCCATTGCCTTTGCTGAAACCGGTCACCTTTGCATGGCAACGCTGCACGCCAACTCATCCAATCAGGCGCTGGACCGGATTATCAACTTCTTCCCGGAAGAACGCCGTTCGCAATTGCTGATGGATTTGTCGTTGAACCTGAAAGCCTTTGTTTCGCAACGGCTTGTTCCGCATCGCTCCGGTCAGGGCCGGGTTGCTGCGGTTGAAGTCATGCTTAATTCACCGCTGATTTCGGAACTGATTTTCAAGGGCGAAGTCCATGAGATCAAAGAAATCATGAAAAAGTCGCGTGAATTGGGGATGCAGACTTTTGACCAGTCTTTGTTTGATTTGTATGAAGCGGGTCTGATCAGTTATGAAGACGCGCTGCGCAATGCCGATTCAGTGAACGATTTGCGGTTGCATATCAAGTTGCAAGGCGCAGAAGCCAAACATAAAGATGTGCTTTCCGGAATCGATCACCTGGATATCGTATAACATATGCCACTTGTTGACTGAAATCGACCGCTGATCTACGGATGAAGAAACGCCCAGCTCACTCTTTGCATCTTCTTTCGCTGCTTGCTGTTGGGATGACCTTCAGCGCAGCGCCTGCGTTCTCTGCCGCGTTGGGGCCGATCCAGGTGCGTTCTGCCCTGGGCGAGCGTCTTGATGCGGTGATCCAGGTCAATACCGCGACCAATGAAGAGCTGACCAGCAGTTGCTTCAAGCTGGGCACGCCGCAGCAGGACGACGAAGGCGTGGTCCTGCGCGGTGTACAAATGGTCTGGGAGCCGCAAGGCGGCGGTGCCGGGCGCTTGCATCTGCGCACGACCGAGCCTGTGACCGAGCCCGTGGTGCGGTTGCCCTTGCAGGTGAAATGCAGCAACGACGATACCCGCGATTTCCAGCGCGATTACACGCTGCTGCTTGATCCGCGCGATTATCGCGGCGCTGTCGCCAGCCCTGATTTGCCCTCCACCACCACGACCAGTGCCTTGCCAGGCAACACCACGCGCCCGGCCAAACGCAAGCTGCCGGCGTTGGGCAGTACCTGGACGGTCCGCGGTGGTGACAGCGTAGAGTCGATCGCCAGCAGCTATTACCCGCGCAACGACGCTGCCCGCAAGCAGTTCATTGCCGATCTGTACACCCAGAATCCGGATTTGCCGCAGGGTTATCGCGTGCCCTTGCCGGTTGATACCCAGTTGTCTTTGCCCAAGGCCGCTGTGGTGGCCGCACCGGCTGGCGACGCTGCGCCGCGTCCGCCCAAGGCCCAGCGCAAGCCGGCGCTGAGCGAAGGGCGTTCCGTCCTGCGGCTGGATGATTCGCCGCCGGAAACGCCGTCTCCTTCCACCGCGTCGTCGCCTGCGCTGGCGGCCATTGCCAATCAGGCCGCGTCTGAAGATCAACAATTGGCCTTGCTCAAGACCCAGATTGCCCAATTGCAGCAAGAACTGGCGCAACTGAAACTGCAAGCCCAACAACAACTGGCCGCACCGGGCGCCGCAGTGGCCGCCTCCGGTGCGCCTGCAACGCCGGCGCCGGCCGCGGCCGTGCCGCACCCGCATGCGCCGGTTCAGGTCGCCCCGGCGCCTGCGCCGGAAAAGAGCGGCAGCTTGATGGACTGGCTGTTGTTCCCGCTGATCGTGCTGGTGGTCGCACTGGCCCTGGCGTGGTCGTACTGGCGCTGGAAAATGCGTCAGCGTGCGGTGCAGGCAGCTGAAGATGAATACGCGCTGCAGTTCGTCAACGGCGTGGATCCGGATGACGAAGAGGATGACATCGTGGCGCCGATCGCCGGTGTGGCGGCGCGTGGCAATCCCGCTCCGGCCCCCGCCGGGCGTCCGGAGCCGCATCGCGAACTGGCGACCAACATCAATCAGATCGCCAACGAGTGGCAGAACTCCACCATGGACGTGGTGCAGCCGGGCAATGTCTCTGAAGAAGCCCAGTTGTTGCTGGATCACGGCTTGCTGCAACAGGCCATCAACCTGCTGACGCAGGAGATCGAACAACACCCGACGCTGAGTGCCTTGTGGCTCAAGCTGCTGTCCATTTACAGCCAGCACCACATGAAGGCGGACTTCCTGACTTGCGCGACCCAGTTCCGCGAGCATTTCAGCGACGAATCATTGTGGCGCCAGGTGCAGGTCATGGGCGCCGATGTGGACCCGGATAATCCGCTCTATCACCTGAGCGAAGAAGACGCGGCCAGCTTGCCTGATTACCGCAAAGAATCTGCACTCAAACACAATATTGGCGGCACGCTGCCGGACGAGCATCCGTCCACGCCGTCGCCGCAGGCCGATGCCGAGTTTGCCTCGCTGATGCGCGAGCAGGCCGGGCTGGAGCGCGCGGATTCCGAGTGGACGCTGTCTGAAGAGCACGAGGCGTTGCCGCGTAATCCGCTGGCCGGACACGTGCCGTTTGATACCCGTTTGCCAGAGCCGCTGCCGGCCCACGCGGACGATGAAGTCGCGCATGACGCGCCGTTCGGTAACGAGCTTGAGTTTGATCTGGATGCATTGCCGCCGCTGGAGGCGCCGGTACTGCGGCCATCGGCTCCAGCGCATGTGGCTGAGCCAGTCGCCGCGCCGGCACCGGTTTCGGCTCCTGTGGCCGCAGAGCCGCCAGCACCGGCAGACTTTCACACCGATGACCCGCATATGCAGAAGATCGCCTCCATGCTGGAACACGGGCAGGACGACGAGGCGCTGCGTGCGCTGGAAGAAATGTTGTACTCGGGTTCGGGCACGCAGCGTCAGCTGGCGCTGAAGTGGCTGGGCAAACTGCAGCCGCGCGCGTTCGACAAGTAATCAGGCCGCGCGGACGGGCTGCTCTACTTTTCAGTCTGTGTTGACCATCGCCGGGGCAGGCGCGGGCCCCGGCCCGGGCACAATCGCCCCGGCCAGTTGCTCCGTACACTGCGGCGTCAGTAACGATTCCCCCAGAAAATCCAGGAAATGCCGCACTGCGGGCACCAGCCCACGGCGGGACGGGAACACCGCGTGCGCATAGCCCAGCGCGGAACGCCAGTCAGGCAAGACCTGCACCAGCTTGCCGCTGGCCAGCTCCTCGCGCACCAGGTACTCCGGCAGAATCACCGCACCAATGCCGGCCTCGGCGGCAAACATCAGTGTCGGCATATCGTCTGCCACGTAGCGCGGATAGTGCGTGACCATGCGCTCTTCGCCTCGTGGCCCCACCAGTGACCAGGTGGCGCGGCCGTCTACCGCCGTCATGGCCAGGGTATCCAGCCAGCCCAGTTCATCCGGATGGGTAGGCTCGCCTTGCCGGGCCAGTTGCGCCGGGCTGGCAACCAGCACCGAATGCGCCACCCCCAGTTGTTTGACCACCAGCGAGGCTGAATCCTGCAGGGTGGGGCGCACGCGCAAGGCGACATCAATGCCTTCTTCCAGCAAATCAATCGGCCGGTTGGTGACCAGCATGTTGATCTTCACTTGCGGGTATTGCTGCATGAAGAACGGGATGATCTTGCCGACTACCGTTTGCGCCAGCGTCACCGGGCAACTGACGCGGATGGTGCCGCGCGGGGTGGACTGCACGTGCTCGACGGCCTCGCTGGCCGCACGGGCTTCGTCGCGGATCGCCAGGCAGTGGCGGTAATACAGTTCACCGACTTCAGTCAGCGCCAGTTTGCGGGTGGTGCGCTGTAACAGGCGCACGCCCAGCCGCGCTTCCAGTTCCGCCACGCGGCGGGACAAGCGCGATTTGGGAATACCCAGCGTACGGCTGGCGCTGGAAAAGCCCCCGGCCTCGACCACTTCGGCAAAAAAATACATGTCATTCAGATCATGCATGGCGGCAGGTCCATCTTCATTGTTCCATTTCCAGGACAATCTATCGCATTTTTGCCGACTTATCACCTATCAGACGCATCGGTAGAGTAGCACCCATGTTGCAAGGCCAGCCGGACTCACCGGCACCTCACAGATCAAAGGAGATAATCATGAAACTGCTGCATATCGATTCGAGCGTTCTGGGTGACAACTCTGTATCGCGCAAGCTGACCGCCAATATCACCAAGGCTTATCAAGCCGCCAACCCGACCGCCCAGGTGGAATATCTGGATCTGGCCGTGTCTGAGCCGAGCCATCTGTCCGGCGAAGCACTGGGTCATCGTTTTGTACCGGCCGAATCGCACACCGAAGTGCAAAAGCGTGAAGCCGCATACGGCGAAGCCCTGCTGAGCCAGTTCCTGGCTGCCGACGTGATCGTGGTGGGTGCCCCGATGTACAACTTCTCGATCCCCAGCCAGCTCAAGGCCTGGATCGACCGTATCGCCGTTGCCGGCCGTACTTTCAAGTACACTGAAAATGGCCCGGTTGGCCTGGCGACCGGCAAGACGGTGGTTGTGGCTTCCTCGCGCGGTGGTGTGTATTCCAGCAACGAAGCGCTGCGTGCCCTGGACCATCAGGAAGCGTATCTGCGTACCGTGTTCGGTTTTGTCGGTATCACTGACGTGCGCTTTGTGCGTGCTGAAGGCGTGTCGCAAGGCGACGCGAAGAAGGCTGAAGCCTTTGCCAATGCGGAAAAGGAAATCGCCGCACTGACCGCCTGATTGTTCTGGTGATCGTGTCCGACGCCTGGCCCGTGCCAGGCGTTTTTATTTCTGGAGCCTCTAATGAAAGCCCCATCCTGCACCGGTTCGAATGTCTATCTGCATGGGCAAGTGCCCGCCAGCGTGACCGTACCTGCAGCCATGCGCACCTTGCTGGTTTACGTGTTTGAAAACGCGACGGCCATGCTGAGCTTGCGCGGCCTTGCGGGTGGGGAAGTGCGTCTGCAACCGGGCGAGTTTCTGGTGGCTCCGGTGCAACCGGGGGCCATGATCCAGCTGGCCAGTGAGCGCGGCCTGGCGCAACACGCGTTGATCCGTTTTGTGCCAGACGCTGCACCGCGCGCCCAGCGTTGCAAATGCGAAATCCCGGTGGATATCGGCCCGGGCTGGCGGGCGCGCAAACTGAGCGCGCCAGACGTGCCGACCTTGCTGGATGCCTACCTGGAAACCGCCGGCGCCTGGACGCCAGCCAGCACAGCGCCGTTTTGCGATCAGCAAGAAGCGACGGTCAAGGTGCTGCGCGGCGAAGTCAGCAGCGGCGGCCTGCGGCTGGGTGAGGGCGAAGCGGGCGTGGTGCGCCTCGACACCCCGTTGCTGGCCAGCATGCGCAGCCACGTGCTGGTGCAGGCCTGATCGGCTGAGCCGCACCACCAAAAAAAAGCCCGCCGGCAGGCGGGCTCAATCGTTGCACGGGACACTGGACTGCACAAACTTGCGGCAACCCGGCTTAGCGAAAACGCGCGGCCATGCCGGCGGCACCAAATTCCTGGTAACGCGCTTCGCATACCGCGCGCATGGCGGCAATGGCCGGCTTGAGATAAGCACGCGGGTCAAAATCGGCCGGGTTGGTGATGAAATGCTTGCGGATGGCGCCGGTCATGGCAAGGCGCAAATCCGTATCAATGTTGATCTTGCGTACGCCATATTTGATGGCGCGCTGGATCTCTGCCACCGGCACGCCCCAGGTCGGCTTGATATCGCCACCGAACTCGCGCACTTCCGATAACAATTCCTGCGGCACGCTGGATGAACCGTGCATCACCAGATGCGTGTGCGGGATCGCCTCGTGGATGGCCTTGATGCGTTCAATCGCCAGCACCTCACCCGTGGGTGGGCGGGTGAACTTGTAGGCG
The genomic region above belongs to Silvimonas iriomotensis and contains:
- a CDS encoding type IV pilus assembly protein FimV: MTFSAAPAFSAALGPIQVRSALGERLDAVIQVNTATNEELTSSCFKLGTPQQDDEGVVLRGVQMVWEPQGGGAGRLHLRTTEPVTEPVVRLPLQVKCSNDDTRDFQRDYTLLLDPRDYRGAVASPDLPSTTTTSALPGNTTRPAKRKLPALGSTWTVRGGDSVESIASSYYPRNDAARKQFIADLYTQNPDLPQGYRVPLPVDTQLSLPKAAVVAAPAGDAAPRPPKAQRKPALSEGRSVLRLDDSPPETPSPSTASSPALAAIANQAASEDQQLALLKTQIAQLQQELAQLKLQAQQQLAAPGAAVAASGAPATPAPAAAVPHPHAPVQVAPAPAPEKSGSLMDWLLFPLIVLVVALALAWSYWRWKMRQRAVQAAEDEYALQFVNGVDPDDEEDDIVAPIAGVAARGNPAPAPAGRPEPHRELATNINQIANEWQNSTMDVVQPGNVSEEAQLLLDHGLLQQAINLLTQEIEQHPTLSALWLKLLSIYSQHHMKADFLTCATQFREHFSDESLWRQVQVMGADVDPDNPLYHLSEEDAASLPDYRKESALKHNIGGTLPDEHPSTPSPQADAEFASLMREQAGLERADSEWTLSEEHEALPRNPLAGHVPFDTRLPEPLPAHADDEVAHDAPFGNELEFDLDALPPLEAPVLRPSAPAHVAEPVAAPAPVSAPVAAEPPAPADFHTDDPHMQKIASMLEHGQDDEALRALEEMLYSGSGTQRQLALKWLGKLQPRAFDK
- a CDS encoding LysR family transcriptional regulator; the protein is MHDLNDMYFFAEVVEAGGFSSASRTLGIPKSRLSRRVAELEARLGVRLLQRTTRKLALTEVGELYYRHCLAIRDEARAASEAVEHVQSTPRGTIRVSCPVTLAQTVVGKIIPFFMQQYPQVKINMLVTNRPIDLLEEGIDVALRVRPTLQDSASLVVKQLGVAHSVLVASPAQLARQGEPTHPDELGWLDTLAMTAVDGRATWSLVGPRGEERMVTHYPRYVADDMPTLMFAAEAGIGAVILPEYLVREELASGKLVQVLPDWRSALGYAHAVFPSRRGLVPAVRHFLDFLGESLLTPQCTEQLAGAIVPGPGPAPAPAMVNTD
- a CDS encoding FMN-dependent NADH-azoreductase, giving the protein MKLLHIDSSVLGDNSVSRKLTANITKAYQAANPTAQVEYLDLAVSEPSHLSGEALGHRFVPAESHTEVQKREAAYGEALLSQFLAADVIVVGAPMYNFSIPSQLKAWIDRIAVAGRTFKYTENGPVGLATGKTVVVASSRGGVYSSNEALRALDHQEAYLRTVFGFVGITDVRFVRAEGVSQGDAKKAEAFANAEKEIAALTA